A region from the Candidatus Krumholzibacteriota bacterium genome encodes:
- a CDS encoding hydrogenase iron-sulfur subunit yields the protein MSFEPKIVGFLCNWCSYTGADLAGTARIKYSPNIRSIRVMCSGRIEPTFIVKALYEGADGVLIAGCHPGDCHYQEGNYKALRRHRMLRLILPGFGIEPERVRLEWVAASEGERFATIVDEFTEQIRKLGPLNVRDSLEMILSEDVILNLDSAMEEGGDANEA from the coding sequence ATGTCATTTGAACCGAAGATCGTTGGTTTCCTCTGCAACTGGTGTTCCTACACCGGAGCAGATCTTGCGGGAACCGCGAGGATAAAGTATTCGCCCAATATCCGATCGATAAGGGTGATGTGCAGCGGAAGGATTGAGCCGACTTTCATAGTGAAAGCTTTATACGAGGGGGCTGACGGTGTTCTGATAGCGGGATGCCATCCAGGCGACTGTCATTACCAGGAAGGTAACTATAAGGCTCTGAGAAGGCACAGGATGCTGAGGCTGATCCTCCCAGGTTTCGGCATTGAACCTGAAAGAGTCCGGCTTGAATGGGTCGCAGCTTCAGAAGGGGAGAGATTCGCGACGATCGTGGACGAATTTACCGAACAGATCAGGAAGCTTGGCCCCCTTAACGTCCGCGATTCACTTGAAATGATCCTGAGTGAGGATGTCATTTTAAATCTCGATTCAGCCATGGAAGAAGGCGGTGACGCCAATGAAGCTTAA